AGAGCTGATCCTCCGGCGTGAAGATTCTCGTCTGCGAAGCAACCATTATCCGTCAGCCAACGGGAACGAACCCTCTTGAAAGCCGCCGGATTCAATTTCACTCCGTGGCACGCGAGTTGGTCGAAGTGGAACGGATCACGCACAGTTCGccgcttctccatctccagtgcagcttcctcctcccccgtcTCCATCTGAGACCCCATCTTTCACATGGCTTCTGTCGGCCAGCCACAAGGCTCTGCGCCTGCCACGCAACCTCTCACACCCCCCGCTGAAAATGCCACGACGAATGGCGTCTCCGCTCCCGCCGCAGCCACGACGGCCTCCCAAGGCGTCGCGCCCACATCGGCCATTGCGCCGACCACGTCGACCGCAAAACCGTCCCACGTCCCGGGGACGTCTCTTCAAGATAGTGGCAAATCACGACGGCCGCGCGATGTCCGCCTCGTTCACATGCTCCTCGCTTCCCTCGGCGTCACCGCCTATCAAGACCGTGTGCCCCTGCAATTGCTCGACTTTGCCTACCGCTACACATCAAACGTGCTTCAAGACGCCGTGCACCTGGCCACAGAGGGCTATGCAGCGGCGATCCCTGATACCACGGGGACTGGCAAGGGTGCGCCCTCCGCCGAGACGAACGGTGTCTCGCTACAGGCGCTACGACTCAGCATTGCCTCTCGGTTACACTATCAATTTCAGACGGGGCTGCCAAAGGAGTTCCTGATGGATGTGGCGTCGGAACGTAACCGTATCGCGTTGCCCGGTGTATCAAGAGGATTCGACCCCGCCGCGGGGGGTGCGAACGGGAATCCGGCGGCGGCCAATGCAAACCAGAGCATTATGATGGCTGGTATGCGATTGCCTCCTGAGCGATTCTGTCTCACCGGCACTGGGTGGAATATGAAGGATGAGTGGGATAgtgaaggagaggaagaagaggaagagttgCCCGATGCGCCGCAGCAGCAGGTCAAGGGCCCGGAGACGTCGAGGGCGGGtgaaggcgaggaagagggcggagatgaagatgagggtGATGGGAAGATGGAGGATATCTTCGGCGAGGATACCGCCATGGGGGAAGCGGGTGATGGGGACGGGGACCAGAAGATGGGCGATGCCTAATATAATTCTCATGGAGATATTGctcgtcctcttccatcaagtACGAGGAACTCAATACTTCCCTGTCGCTTATTGTTTTGATTGTTTTTCAGTCAATCTTGAGGGAACCAAGCGGCGTTATTGGCGTGTGGTGTTCCCATTGACATTGAAACTGCCGACAGAGAAGGCGTACGTTGACTTAAATTCCGAACTAAGATCAGACATGCATCACAGGCACTGATGAGTTGATGGGTGCTCAAGATAGTGGGGActaagaagaaaaaagagatttTCAGAAGCAAGCATTCACGCCTAGGACACAGGCTACATGAAAAATATAAGTACAGACTCAATTGAGTATTGTCCCTCGGCTCCGAATCCAGATCAATCAGACAAGCAGATGGGATGTGAAGCAAGGGtcgagggggaaaaaaagagaacaagaTACGTATGCCCGTAAAAACGCCGTGGTGGAATCCCTTAATACGCCATGAGGAGAGAGAACGTGCCAAGTCTATCCGCTCGCTCGCTATTGAACCACTGCATCGAGAAACATAGCGCAATATCGACACACGCCACCGTCGCCGTAAAATTCTCGACTCATCAAGAGTCAAGAGTCTCGAAATGGCTTCGGACCCGGCCCCGATGCCAAATCGCAACCCGGGAGCACCTGTAGAGCCCGAGCTTGCAAAGCAGAACAAGCAAAGGAAGCTGGTTGGGGCATGGCTCCAGACATCAAGACACCCTCGATATACACAGTATCACAGTATGCCCTCGGCAGAAATATCTCGCAATCGACTGATGATTGTTAACAAGGAACAAAAGAGGAATGTGCAGCCTTGCGATGAGGTCATTTTCCTTCactctgctgctgctgtctCCTTCGCTCCTCGTCCTGACGCATCATTGTGATAACTTCGGCTCGGCGCTGCTCCACACGTTTcaattcctcttctttgACACGACGTCGCTCTTCGTATGTTGCGAACCACTCCTCTCGAGCTcggtcttcctcttccctaTTGTTGGCGTGTGTGACCATGCACGCATTCATGGCGAGTCGCTGCTGTCGACAGACCCATGTCGCAGTGACGGTTCGATTGACAGCACACTCAGCGAAGGCTGTTTACGGAGGAAAGTTAGCAAAGCTGCAAACTCACTTGCGCATCATTCAGCGAAAagaacgagaaaaaaaacaccatgCCCTCGACAGAAGCGACTGGATCGCGCTTTCACGCAGAGAGAGGCATTCGCGTTCGGATTGAGCCAGGTTCATTTGGCTCCACCAATCAACTAGGTACGAACCTTTGATTTCCGGGGCACAGCGAGCTCGTACGCGCTTGTAGTACAATTGCTTCACTTCCTGCTCTTGAGAGGCCGACAAAGGTAATGGATTCCGGAAGTTGTATTTTTTGGTCACGGGAATTGTCGCGGAAGGGTCGGAAGATTCTGACGTGGAAGCCATTTTATTAATTTGGCTCGACCAGTTGAGGATCGAGGTCGCGGAGAGAAATCAGAAGGTCGGAGAGGAGACGGAAAGATTGATCTGATCCGGTAGAGCTTGTACTGAGGGAGAGACGGATTTGCCCACGAGTCATGGAATAGCGATGGCACCGAGCTAGACAGGATTGATGAATCGGATGAGCAGCAAGTGAAGGCTCCACGTGTAGAGCGATTGCTGGTCGTGCGAGAAGGCGGGAGCTGAGGGGGGGGCGTGGCAGGACCTGGCGATGCGGAGTTGAAGAGGATCCCAAGATCGGGCGGAGAGCAGCAAAGGCGggaagcagaaaaaaaaaacttccgCATGATACAACCTTCCCCGTCTACATCGCACCACTTTGTCAAGGCGACCATTCTTTTGAATCGTggatttttccccttctcgtTCAAGGGACTCTGGGCTTAGGATTTTGTGATCTCTGCCACATTACCATATATCCTCAACTTCCGTCAAAATCGTCGACTTCTCCAACCTTCATCATGTCGTCGATGCGAAATGCCGTCCAGCGGCGCCAACATCGTGAGCGTGGCCAGCTCGAAGGCCGTGAGAAATGGGGTCTTCTTGAGAAACACAAGGTCGGTCAGACTCTTTGTATGATTCAGCGCTTGGAAAGGCGACGAGTCCGCGGACCGTCAAGTCAGAATGAAGGTTACTAAATTATATCCATGCATTAGGACTATTCGCTTCGCGCAAAAGATTACAATGAGAAGAAAGCCAAGTTGAAGCGCCTGCAAGAGAAGGCCAAGGACCGTAATCCTGAAGAATTCTACTTTGGCATGGTCGGATCGAAGAATGCACAGCAAGGAAAGCATGGACGGGGTGTGGGTGTCTCTCGCGATTCAGCCGCTGCGCGCGGGCTCAGCCACGACGCAATCAAGCTGCTCAAGACGCAGGACCAGAACTATCTACGCACCGTGGGAGAGCGGATACGTCGTCAAATCGAGCGTCTCGAGCGCGATGTGCAATTGCAAGAAGGCATGAACACGGCTCTTGGggtcaagtccaagaagaaggagcaagatatggacgaggatgacgacggGGACGACTTTGATGGCTTCGATGGCCTGGACGATGATTTCGACTTTGGCGCCCCCGTGGCTCCTAAGCCCCGCAAAGTTGTATTTGCAGACGATAAGGGAGTGCAACAAAGTATGGCGCAGCAGCACGATGCGGAGGACTCGGACGGCATGGATGAGGATTCGGATCAGGATCAGAACGCGGCAGAGTCATCCAAATTGCGGAAAACGCCCAAGCAACTGGCCGCAGAGAAGGAAGCTATGCGTGAAGCCCGTCGCGCCCGCAAGATTCGAAAACGGGTTACGGAAGGCCGTGAAAACAAGCTGGCGGCGCTGCGGAGGCAATATGCTGAGATTCAGAAGGCTGAGAGGGAAGTCGAGCTGCAACGGGGCAAGATGGATCGGTCGGTGGGAGGGACCAACAAGCACGGCCTCAAGTGGAAGGTTCGTGAGCGCAAGCGCTAAACACGTTGCAGCACCTATCCCTTTCCGTTTTCCAAAAGACTTGTTTGTGAAGAGGACGAAGTCGTGGTCGTCAATCCAGCGACCCAATATTTTTTCCCCGTTGCAccctttctcctttttttcttcatgattCCACATCTTGTACCGATACCAGCATAGACGGGGAGTTCCAGGCGCATCGCATACCGCACAATGTTTGAGGCTAGAAATGCTACCAATCAGTGCATGTCCAGTCTCTGGTCAATAAGGTTATCCATGGCTGCCGCCATCTTCCATACCCACGCAATACCGCTCTTGAGTTGCTGGAAATACGCGTGGACCAAAGatcccctttctttttaagtGGCCAATGCCAATTGAAAGTCTATATCTAAGTACAAGTATATTAAAAGACTTGCTTGACAAAATTCAGCTACGAATCGGTCCAATTGACCACACTCGCGTTGACGATGACGAAAAGGCATAATGGATACACTGTCTTGTCCAACTCCAATTGAGTCTTCGGCATTGTCAACATTTTGTCACGAAAGCAGCGTGCCAATGTACCCTGGACCGGTGAATACCAAATCAATTGCCTAGACTCATTGGTCGTGCTGTCAGCGGGTCAGCAATTTGGCAGGCTAAAGACTCTACTAGCTCCTCGCGGAGATGAGATCAACTCGATCCTTCAATGTCCATTACTCACTGACCAAGTCTCGGTAAATTCAAAGTTTTCGTGTGGCTGAGTCTCGAAAAGAGTTCAAATAATAGGACACTGCATGTATGTTTACGTACTGCGTTGAAGTCATGAACTGTCATAATCATGTATACTCCTTATTCCGCGGACATGCCCGCGGAAGTAGGATTGTCAGCATCACCAGCCTCTTGCGGGGAATCAGTGGGATG
This genomic window from Penicillium oxalicum strain HP7-1 chromosome III, whole genome shotgun sequence contains:
- a CDS encoding putative U3 small nucleolar RNA-associated protein 11, producing the protein MSSMRNAVQRRQHRERGQLEGREKWGLLEKHKDYSLRAKDYNEKKAKLKRLQEKAKDRNPEEFYFGMVGSKNAQQGKHGRGVGVSRDSAAARGLSHDAIKLLKTQDQNYLRTVGERIRRQIERLERDVQLQEGMNTALGVKSKKKEQDMDEDDDGDDFDGFDGLDDDFDFGAPVAPKPRKVVFADDKGVQQSMAQQHDAEDSDGMDEDSDQDQNAAESSKLRKTPKQLAAEKEAMREARRARKIRKRVTEGRENKLAALRRQYAEIQKAEREVELQRGKMDRSVGGTNKHGLKWKVRERKR